In one Ictalurus punctatus breed USDA103 chromosome 19, Coco_2.0, whole genome shotgun sequence genomic region, the following are encoded:
- the LOC108261108 gene encoding NACHT, LRR and PYD domains-containing protein 14-like: MRSWSALASSLSSETSNLRELHLTVKTLDLPGNELGHSGLKSLCAVLENPHCKVDTLRLCGCGVSDEGCAALTSALRSNPSHLRQLDLSDNKIGDSGVKCLSAVLENALCKLEILGSEIKPSHLRKLNLFDNKIGDSGKKLLSALKDEHYKLLELICKNSSLDCDAPPGWQGRLSPDSC, encoded by the exons ATGAGAAGTTGGTCAGCTCTGGCCTCATCGCTCAGCTCAGAAACCTCCAATCTGAGAGAACTGCATCTGACTGTGAAAACACTGGATCTGCCTGGGAATGAACTAGGACACTCAGGACTGAAGAGTCTCtgtgctgtactggagaatcctcactgtaaagtggacacactgag GTTGTGTGgttgtggtgtctcagatgaaggctgtgctgctctgacttcagctctgagatcaaacccctcacacctgagacaaCTGGATctgtctgataataaaataggagactcaggagtgaagtgtctctctgctgtacttgAGAATGctctctgtaaactggagatactggg ctctgagatcaaaccctcACACCTGAGAAAACTGAATCTGTTTGATAATAAAATAGGAGACTCAGGAAAGAAGCTGCTGTCTGCTCTTAAAGATGAACATTACAAACTGCTGGAACTGAT CTGTAAGAACTCCTCACTGGACTGCGATGCCCCTCCTGGCTGGCAGGGGCGCCTCTCTCCAGACTCATGCTGA